One part of the Dyadobacter sp. 676 genome encodes these proteins:
- a CDS encoding BlaI/MecI/CopY family transcriptional regulator, whose amino-acid sequence MEPTKSELEILQVLWEYGPSTVRFVNDKLNEERRAVQYSSTLKLMQIMAEKGILIRDESSMKHIYSPAEPEDKTKSALLERFVDSMYKGSASSLVMQLFGNKNTSSEELAEIRDFLKKLDQ is encoded by the coding sequence ATGGAACCTACGAAATCGGAACTGGAAATACTGCAGGTGCTTTGGGAATACGGGCCGTCGACGGTACGGTTTGTGAACGACAAGCTCAACGAGGAAAGGCGCGCGGTGCAGTATTCTTCGACATTGAAACTGATGCAGATCATGGCCGAAAAAGGCATTCTGATCCGCGATGAAAGTAGTATGAAACACATTTACAGCCCGGCTGAGCCCGAGGATAAGACCAAGTCGGCACTGCTGGAGCGCTTTGTGGATTCGATGTACAAAGGATCGGCGTCGAGCCTGGTAATGCAGCTTTTTGGAAATAAAAATACTTCCAGTGAAGAGCTCGCCGAGATCAGGGATTTTCTGAAAAAACTGGATCAGTAA
- a CDS encoding PIN domain-containing protein, producing MTLTNAFPDSNIIIYLIDTHLEKSEIAEKLVGRGSHINAQLLVEIGNVCKRKLGWDKQQVSELWYELMTDCLMTDITETTIAEAIYLTEKYDFQFFDAIIVSGALEAGCNILYSEDMHHQLVVEGRLTIVNPFRSC from the coding sequence ATGACTTTGACTAACGCATTTCCGGATTCTAACATCATCATTTATCTTATCGACACACATCTGGAGAAAAGTGAAATAGCTGAAAAGCTGGTCGGCCGTGGATCTCACATCAATGCGCAGCTTTTGGTTGAAATCGGAAATGTGTGTAAAAGGAAGCTCGGATGGGACAAGCAACAGGTATCGGAGTTGTGGTATGAATTGATGACCGACTGCCTGATGACCGATATAACTGAAACCACCATAGCAGAAGCGATTTATCTAACCGAAAAATACGACTTCCAATTTTTCGACGCGATCATCGTTTCAGGAGCGCTGGAAGCCGGATGCAACATTCTTTACTCGGAAGATATGCATCATCAACTCGTTGTCGAAGGCCGCCTGACGATTGTCAACCCGTTCCGGAGTTGCTGA
- a CDS encoding oxidoreductase, which produces MKTPKTWFITGASRGFGLEITKAVLATGDQVVATVRSKAADPAAQFGNDPNLLVVALDVTNEAQAPEAAQQAIDRFGKIDILLNNAGYGLLGAVEEASAGEVRNNYEVNVFGTLNVTRAVLPFMRAKRSGHIINISSVGGLSAYFGWGVYGSTKFAIEGLTEALAQELAPLGIHATVVAPGFFRTDFLDRSSLTRTANVIDDYAQTVGAMRDFATQANKKQPGDPKKLAQALIKLGNSDNPPVHLPLGSDTLERFRAKTAAFEKEIGEWYEVITGTDHDDVAATKELA; this is translated from the coding sequence ATGAAAACTCCTAAAACATGGTTCATCACCGGGGCTTCGAGAGGTTTCGGTCTGGAAATTACCAAAGCAGTACTGGCAACAGGCGATCAGGTGGTAGCCACCGTCAGAAGCAAAGCGGCCGATCCGGCAGCTCAGTTCGGCAACGACCCCAACCTGCTTGTAGTGGCATTGGATGTCACCAACGAAGCGCAGGCCCCGGAGGCGGCACAGCAGGCTATCGACCGTTTTGGTAAGATAGACATCCTTCTCAACAATGCGGGCTACGGCCTGCTGGGCGCGGTGGAAGAAGCTTCCGCCGGGGAAGTACGGAATAATTATGAAGTAAATGTATTCGGTACTTTGAATGTGACCCGCGCGGTGCTCCCGTTCATGCGCGCGAAGCGTTCGGGCCATATCATCAACATCTCGTCGGTCGGCGGTTTGAGCGCCTATTTCGGATGGGGCGTGTACGGCTCGACCAAGTTCGCTATCGAAGGCCTTACCGAAGCCCTGGCACAGGAACTTGCGCCTCTGGGTATCCATGCAACGGTGGTAGCTCCCGGTTTCTTCCGCACCGATTTCCTGGACCGGTCATCGCTCACCCGCACTGCCAATGTAATCGACGACTATGCCCAAACTGTGGGCGCAATGCGCGACTTTGCCACACAGGCCAACAAAAAGCAGCCCGGCGATCCTAAAAAACTGGCCCAGGCGCTGATCAAACTCGGAAATTCCGATAATCCTCCTGTACATTTGCCGTTAGGCAGCGATACGCTCGAACGCTTCCGCGCCAAAACCGCGGCCTTCGAGAAGGAAATCGGAGAATGGTACGAGGTCATTACCGGAACCGATCATGACGATGTTGCGGCCACCAAAGAACTCGCATAG
- a CDS encoding helix-turn-helix transcriptional regulator has translation MSKTLDTKTIDLLRDLPGLIPVLRENFEDWTIRTFNREQHECRNYLSPNRRDFYKILMVTGGTGIFTMGLNTYYIDEPTILFIHPNDIISWKNLSADTENDDSAGYYCLFKKAFIQNHPQLKATIDKFGLFTDKQKSVIRLTHADVPVLTRFFARMQEEELVGDAFNQEAMAAYIQLVMVESSRVANFPEPDNVSDEYRHIHAFFDLLERETAHINRETPIRIKTAKEFGESLGIHPNHLNALLKKHTGQNVSTHIRNRLLEETKVLLVQTDWTLQDIAYSIGFAEQPNFNLFFKKNTGYTPAGFRKGYRTA, from the coding sequence ATGTCGAAAACACTGGACACCAAGACGATCGATCTGCTGCGTGACCTGCCCGGGCTCATTCCGGTACTGCGTGAAAATTTCGAGGACTGGACGATCCGAACGTTCAACCGCGAGCAACACGAATGCCGCAACTACCTCTCCCCTAACCGGCGGGATTTTTACAAAATACTGATGGTTACCGGTGGTACCGGCATTTTCACGATGGGCCTGAACACATATTATATCGACGAGCCTACGATCCTATTCATCCATCCAAACGACATTATTTCCTGGAAAAATCTTTCGGCAGATACTGAAAACGATGATTCGGCCGGCTATTATTGCCTTTTCAAAAAGGCATTTATCCAAAACCATCCGCAGCTGAAAGCGACGATCGACAAATTCGGGTTGTTTACGGATAAGCAAAAAAGCGTAATCCGTCTTACGCACGCGGATGTGCCGGTGCTCACGCGCTTCTTCGCGCGCATGCAGGAGGAAGAACTGGTAGGCGACGCATTCAACCAGGAAGCGATGGCGGCTTACATACAGCTCGTTATGGTTGAAAGCTCGCGTGTTGCCAATTTTCCCGAACCGGACAACGTTTCGGACGAATACCGGCACATTCACGCTTTTTTTGACTTGCTCGAACGCGAAACGGCACATATCAACAGAGAAACGCCTATTCGTATTAAAACGGCCAAGGAATTCGGGGAAAGTCTCGGCATTCATCCTAACCATCTGAATGCATTACTTAAAAAACACACCGGGCAAAATGTCAGCACGCATATCCGCAACAGGCTTTTGGAAGAAACCAAAGTCTTGCTGGTACAAACGGATTGGACATTGCAGGATATCGCTTACAGCATCGGGTTTGCCGAGCAACCGAATTTCAACCTGTTTTTCAAAAAAAATACCGGCTACACCCCCGCCGGCTTCCGCAAGGGTTACAGAACAGCCTGA
- a CDS encoding TIM barrel protein has protein sequence MENQDLSRRRFLGASALAAAGFVMARTPVFGAPAYIRKLGKPNSLFNGVQVGAITYSWRSLPGSAEDILKYCIECNISAIELMGPTGESFAGAPEAPPRPNLAPGPDGKRPEMTEEQKAVQKEYATKMAEWRAKVSMDKFVQLRKMYNDAGVSIYGFKPNALNASNTDAEIDYAFRAAKALGANQANVELPNDPAQTKRLGDIAAKNKVYCGYHGHTQQTPTWWDNALSQSKYNAMNFDMGHYVAAGYDPFPLLEAKHDHIVSMHVKDRKNKEHGGANLPWGQGDTPIVAVLELMRARKYKFPATIELEYEIPAGSDALKETQKCVEFARKALGA, from the coding sequence ATGGAAAACCAAGACCTTTCAAGACGTCGGTTCCTGGGCGCATCCGCCCTTGCGGCGGCGGGTTTCGTGATGGCGCGTACCCCTGTTTTCGGCGCTCCCGCTTACATCAGAAAGCTCGGCAAACCGAATTCGCTCTTCAACGGCGTGCAGGTGGGGGCCATTACCTATTCATGGAGAAGCCTGCCTGGCAGCGCGGAGGACATTCTGAAATACTGCATCGAATGTAACATCAGCGCGATCGAGCTTATGGGGCCTACAGGAGAGTCTTTCGCAGGCGCTCCCGAAGCACCACCCCGCCCCAATCTGGCTCCCGGCCCCGACGGCAAGCGCCCGGAAATGACCGAGGAACAAAAGGCTGTTCAAAAAGAATATGCGACGAAAATGGCCGAATGGCGTGCGAAAGTTTCCATGGATAAGTTTGTGCAGCTTCGCAAGATGTACAACGACGCGGGCGTAAGCATTTACGGTTTTAAGCCTAATGCATTGAATGCCAGTAACACCGACGCCGAGATAGATTATGCATTCCGCGCGGCGAAAGCGCTAGGCGCCAATCAGGCCAATGTGGAGCTGCCCAACGATCCGGCGCAAACCAAGCGCCTGGGCGATATCGCCGCCAAAAATAAAGTGTATTGCGGGTACCACGGCCACACCCAGCAAACACCGACCTGGTGGGATAATGCGTTGAGCCAGTCGAAATACAATGCGATGAACTTCGATATGGGGCATTATGTGGCGGCGGGCTACGACCCTTTCCCGCTGCTCGAAGCGAAGCACGACCATATCGTAAGCATGCACGTGAAAGACCGCAAGAACAAGGAACACGGCGGAGCTAACCTGCCGTGGGGCCAGGGCGACACGCCCATCGTTGCGGTTTTGGAGTTAATGCGTGCCAGGAAATACAAGTTTCCCGCTACGATCGAATTGGAATACGAAATTCCGGCCGGGTCGGATGCGTTGAAGGAGACGCAGAAATGCGTTGAATTCGCACGGAAGGCTTTGGGGGCATAG
- a CDS encoding redoxin domain-containing protein, whose translation MRASYNSLLAIVLCFTVFGLFAADQPETLKIGAQAPDFNLPGVDGKRYSLKSFANADILAIVFTCNHCPTAQAYEERIKKLTSDYKARKVAVVAISSNDPKAILLDELGYTDMSDSYEEMKIRAKDMAYNFPYLYDGDDQKTALAYGPVATPHIFIFDKERKLQYNGRIDDVEKPTGTPKNHDARNAIEALLAGKPAPVATTKTFGCSMKWASKEDNVKKEQTAWAKEPVTLETIDEAGLKELIQNKSDKLRLINVWATWCGPCVTEFPDFMVMHHMYRRRDFEFISISADNPDKKDKALKFLQSKFASNKNYIFNVEDKYKLIEAVDSKWQGALPYTMLVEPGGRIVYSQQGPIDPAKMKKLIVENKYVGRYY comes from the coding sequence ATGCGCGCATCCTATAACTCGCTACTCGCTATTGTATTGTGTTTCACTGTGTTCGGTTTATTTGCTGCTGACCAGCCGGAAACGCTGAAAATCGGCGCTCAGGCGCCGGATTTTAATCTGCCGGGTGTAGACGGCAAGCGGTATTCGCTGAAAAGTTTTGCCAACGCCGATATTCTGGCCATTGTTTTTACCTGCAACCATTGCCCCACAGCGCAGGCTTACGAAGAACGCATCAAAAAACTGACCTCGGATTACAAAGCTCGAAAAGTAGCGGTGGTCGCGATTTCCTCCAATGATCCCAAAGCGATCCTGCTCGACGAATTGGGCTACACCGATATGAGCGACAGTTACGAGGAAATGAAGATCCGGGCCAAAGATATGGCCTATAATTTCCCGTACCTCTACGACGGGGACGACCAGAAGACCGCATTGGCTTACGGCCCCGTGGCCACGCCGCATATTTTTATTTTTGACAAAGAAAGGAAACTGCAATATAACGGCCGTATCGACGACGTCGAAAAACCGACGGGTACGCCAAAAAACCACGACGCGCGAAATGCCATCGAAGCATTACTGGCCGGAAAACCGGCGCCGGTGGCTACTACCAAGACTTTCGGCTGCTCCATGAAATGGGCATCGAAAGAAGACAATGTGAAAAAAGAACAAACCGCCTGGGCAAAGGAGCCGGTAACCCTGGAAACGATCGACGAGGCTGGTTTGAAAGAACTCATTCAAAATAAATCGGATAAGTTGCGGCTCATTAACGTGTGGGCAACCTGGTGCGGACCCTGCGTGACGGAGTTTCCGGATTTCATGGTCATGCACCACATGTACCGCCGGCGCGATTTCGAGTTTATTTCGATCAGCGCCGATAACCCGGACAAAAAAGACAAGGCCCTGAAATTCCTGCAAAGTAAATTCGCTTCCAACAAAAATTACATTTTCAACGTGGAAGACAAATACAAGCTCATCGAAGCGGTAGATTCGAAATGGCAGGGCGCTTTACCGTATACCATGCTTGTAGAACCGGGCGGCAGGATCGTCTATTCGCAACAAGGGCCGATAGATCCCGCGAAAATGAAGAAGCTGATCGTCGAAAACAAGTATGTCGGACGGTACTACTAA
- a CDS encoding YdeI/OmpD-associated family protein: protein MRYVTDGPTARPSGATGKVFTSHSRSRNPKSKWSIREQRTRRTDGGRRPYAARRPGDDRSREEIRTWDAFETAGNLRRLAKAFDANPTAFRNFDKFAPSPKRPILEWILNAKKPETRERRIARSVGMAARNEPANHPR from the coding sequence ATGCGTTATGTTACGGATGGACCGACAGCAAGGCCATCAGGCGCGACGGGGAAAGTTTTTACCTCACATTCACGAAGCCGTAACCCCAAAAGCAAATGGAGCATTCGTGAACAAAGAACGCGCCGCACGGATGGCGGCCGCCGGCCTTATGCGGCCCGAAGGCCAGGCGATGATCGGTCTCGCGAAGAAATACGCACCTGGGATGCATTCGAAACTGCCGGTAATCTCCGACGACTTGCAAAAGCATTCGACGCCAACCCGACCGCATTCAGGAACTTCGACAAATTCGCCCCGTCGCCCAAGCGGCCGATCCTGGAATGGATTTTGAATGCCAAAAAGCCGGAAACCCGTGAAAGGCGCATTGCCCGGTCGGTGGGAATGGCCGCCCGCAACGAACCCGCCAACCACCCTCGTTGA
- a CDS encoding GNAT family N-acetyltransferase — MKKPGYHFKPVDLKTWPDLERLFEEKGGPKYCWCMAWREIDTALRNDSNAKKNALKSQVGHQIPVGLIGYHGDEPVAWCSVGPRESFRNLGGDPSLENVWSITCFFVRRDHRKQRLTEQMIVEAMHYAKTQGARHLEAYPVDSDSPSYRFMGFRPLFEKMGFEYRQKAGSRRYVMVVGL; from the coding sequence ATGAAAAAACCCGGATATCATTTTAAACCCGTCGACCTTAAAACCTGGCCCGATTTGGAAAGGCTTTTTGAGGAAAAAGGCGGTCCGAAATATTGCTGGTGTATGGCCTGGCGCGAAATCGACACCGCGTTGCGCAACGACAGCAATGCCAAGAAGAACGCATTGAAAAGCCAGGTCGGTCACCAAATTCCCGTCGGCCTCATCGGTTACCATGGCGACGAGCCGGTGGCCTGGTGTTCCGTTGGTCCGCGTGAGAGCTTTCGTAACCTTGGTGGCGACCCCAGCCTCGAAAACGTTTGGTCGATCACCTGTTTCTTCGTTCGCCGGGACCACCGCAAGCAGCGTCTTACGGAACAAATGATCGTAGAAGCCATGCATTACGCCAAAACGCAAGGCGCCAGGCACCTGGAAGCCTATCCTGTCGATTCCGACTCGCCGAGTTACCGCTTCATGGGATTCAGGCCACTGTTTGAAAAAATGGGTTTCGAATACCGGCAAAAAGCGGGTTCCCGGCGGTATGTGATGGTTGTTGGTCTCTAA
- a CDS encoding c-type cytochrome, which yields MGPELTGSNRANLDYLLGNILDPSGEIQDDYKMVVVTTRDGRTYVGNVAKETDRQLTLRIVGQEAVNINKSDIQTREVTPSSMMPTGLLDNLSDKEVTDLIAYLRTTAQVPLTKK from the coding sequence ATCGGCCCGGAGCTCACCGGTTCCAACCGCGCCAACCTCGATTATCTCCTCGGAAACATTCTTGATCCGAGCGGCGAAATTCAGGACGACTATAAAATGGTCGTAGTCACTACCCGCGACGGGCGCACGTATGTAGGCAACGTCGCCAAAGAAACCGACCGGCAACTCACATTACGCATTGTAGGCCAGGAAGCGGTCAATATCAACAAATCGGACATCCAGACGCGGGAAGTAACACCTTCGTCGATGATGCCGACCGGATTGCTGGATAATCTTTCGGACAAAGAGGTAACCGATTTGATCGCCTACCTGCGAACAACGGCGCAAGTGCCATTGACGAAGAAATAG
- a CDS encoding PVC-type heme-binding CxxCH protein, with product MNLLRLLPLLFVFVLFQFGNDAKMPASDYVAAPDVTLRAVQDAKGETISIFRGNETKPLLTQNAKPDFRPYLHPIVAPDGKGVLTEYSPGHHKHQTGIYWGYTRVNGRDYFHHPGDGYWKKVSASVIEAKGSEVKWQTVYDLLDSTGTTVMTETQNWSMRVKDGKYLLDLEWNGEAKTDVTIGKYDYGGLFVRMPWKEGIQGAVVNAARQKNEKAEGQAAMWVDIGMRVEGRSDLAHIAILDHPSNKGYPQTWRVDGQLGAGPARARKGDWYIKKGETEIIRHELVVYTGDFKDVELNKTFGEFIGNTGQYNTTALWALAQKEGREAKFLSPQEAVAAMTVKEGYKVNVFASEPMMTQPMAFCWDDRGRMWIAENKDYESRGKGFSNAGTSRILILEDTDHDGVADSRKVFMEGIAFPAALAVGFGGVFVGAPPNLLFVPDKNGDDKADTEDIEVRLTGWGIRDRHETLNSFHWGPDGWLYGLQGFATPSKVGRPVGKGKLYKHNDPFPENIEVENGVDINGGVWRYHPTRQKFEVVAHGFSNPWGIDYDAKGQLFITACVIPHLWHVVPGGIYHRQGGQHFNPYVYNDIKTISDHTHRSAHGGARIYLSDAFAATERGKLFMANIHEHGILSDALIPKGSGFTGKHSDDFLMANNAQWVGFSMEIGREGGMYILDWHDADICGSDVLNSETGRIFRVMPQNSLAENWKGRYGDLNKFTDAELAALQTSKSEWHARRARVILQSRAAGGKIAPDAVQKLDALFQSKDNTDNRLRAMWALKVTDNLSNAALKQALTDTDAHVRAWAIQFLCEDARPATDVISDFAQMAMNDPSPVVRLYLASALQRLGEDAKWRIAKGLLTHAEDAGDHNLPKMIWFGVEPLVKDNPSKALELAAASKIPMVTQFVARRLVDADQISTLVAVLGKSATNRIDFLTGMRDGLEGRTDIKTPENWNAVYAKLKQAGKPTAQLAADLGRHFGDTESAKTALATLKSKSAALAERKKALQSLAARQRPELANELPALLNDNALRLEAIRAVAGYDSEPLAKQLIDAYPKFNAQEKSEAVQTLASRPKSGWMLTQAISKNIIPKKDIPTYVARQLRRVVGSGFVEVWGPIDHVAFDEKAYKKYRALLTDKAVAEASKTQGRLVFQRTCAPLP from the coding sequence ATGAACTTGCTCAGGTTGCTGCCACTTTTGTTTGTTTTTGTGTTATTCCAATTCGGAAATGATGCTAAAATGCCGGCGTCCGATTACGTCGCGGCACCCGACGTTACATTGCGGGCTGTTCAGGATGCCAAAGGCGAAACCATCAGCATTTTTCGGGGCAACGAAACCAAACCGCTTCTGACACAGAACGCCAAACCGGATTTTCGGCCTTATCTGCACCCGATAGTCGCACCCGATGGCAAAGGTGTGCTCACGGAATACAGTCCCGGCCATCACAAGCACCAGACAGGCATTTACTGGGGGTATACCCGCGTGAACGGACGCGACTATTTCCATCATCCGGGTGATGGTTACTGGAAAAAGGTCTCCGCCAGCGTGATCGAGGCCAAAGGTTCGGAGGTCAAATGGCAGACCGTTTATGACCTGCTCGATTCGACCGGCACCACCGTAATGACCGAAACGCAAAACTGGTCGATGCGGGTAAAAGACGGCAAATACCTGCTCGACCTGGAATGGAATGGCGAGGCGAAAACGGACGTTACCATCGGTAAATACGATTACGGCGGACTGTTTGTACGTATGCCGTGGAAAGAAGGCATTCAGGGGGCGGTCGTGAATGCGGCCCGTCAAAAGAACGAGAAAGCAGAAGGCCAGGCAGCCATGTGGGTGGATATCGGTATGCGGGTGGAGGGCCGCAGCGACCTCGCACACATTGCGATTCTCGATCACCCGTCCAACAAAGGTTACCCGCAAACCTGGCGCGTGGATGGGCAGCTGGGCGCCGGCCCTGCGCGTGCGCGCAAGGGCGACTGGTATATTAAAAAGGGCGAAACCGAAATTATCAGGCATGAGCTGGTGGTGTACACAGGTGATTTCAAGGATGTCGAATTGAATAAAACATTCGGCGAATTCATTGGCAATACCGGCCAGTATAATACCACGGCGCTTTGGGCATTGGCGCAGAAAGAGGGTAGGGAAGCCAAGTTCCTGAGCCCGCAGGAGGCAGTTGCGGCGATGACCGTCAAGGAGGGGTACAAGGTAAATGTATTCGCTTCGGAACCTATGATGACCCAGCCGATGGCATTTTGCTGGGACGACCGCGGCCGGATGTGGATCGCCGAGAACAAAGATTACGAATCGCGTGGGAAAGGGTTTTCCAATGCAGGTACCAGCCGCATCCTGATCCTCGAAGATACCGATCATGACGGCGTGGCCGACAGCAGGAAGGTGTTTATGGAAGGCATTGCGTTTCCGGCGGCACTGGCGGTTGGTTTTGGCGGCGTGTTCGTGGGGGCCCCGCCTAACCTTCTTTTTGTGCCCGACAAAAACGGCGACGACAAGGCCGATACGGAGGATATCGAGGTACGCCTCACCGGCTGGGGTATCCGCGACCGGCACGAGACGCTCAACAGTTTCCACTGGGGACCGGATGGCTGGCTCTATGGCTTGCAGGGCTTTGCGACGCCTTCCAAAGTGGGCAGACCGGTTGGAAAAGGTAAATTATACAAGCATAACGACCCGTTTCCAGAAAATATCGAGGTCGAGAATGGTGTCGATATCAATGGCGGCGTATGGCGGTACCACCCCACCAGGCAGAAATTCGAAGTGGTTGCACACGGTTTCAGCAATCCCTGGGGGATCGATTACGACGCGAAAGGCCAGCTTTTTATCACCGCCTGCGTAATCCCGCATTTGTGGCATGTAGTGCCCGGCGGCATTTATCACCGGCAGGGCGGGCAGCATTTCAACCCGTATGTTTATAACGATATCAAAACCATCTCCGACCATACCCACCGCTCGGCGCACGGTGGGGCGCGCATTTACCTTTCCGACGCATTCGCGGCCACCGAGCGCGGCAAGCTGTTCATGGCCAACATCCACGAGCACGGCATTCTGTCCGACGCATTGATCCCGAAAGGGTCCGGCTTTACCGGCAAGCACAGCGACGATTTCCTGATGGCCAACAATGCCCAATGGGTCGGTTTCAGCATGGAAATAGGGCGCGAGGGAGGCATGTATATTCTCGACTGGCACGACGCCGACATTTGCGGTTCGGATGTGCTGAACTCGGAAACAGGCCGGATTTTCAGGGTAATGCCCCAAAACTCTCTCGCCGAAAACTGGAAAGGCCGCTACGGGGACCTGAACAAATTCACGGACGCTGAACTCGCCGCATTGCAAACCAGCAAAAGCGAATGGCACGCCCGTCGTGCGCGGGTGATCCTGCAAAGTCGGGCCGCAGGTGGAAAAATAGCCCCGGATGCAGTACAAAAACTCGATGCATTATTCCAATCCAAAGACAATACCGACAACCGCCTGCGGGCTATGTGGGCATTGAAAGTGACTGATAATCTGAGTAACGCTGCTTTGAAACAGGCACTGACCGACACGGATGCTCACGTGCGCGCCTGGGCGATCCAGTTTCTCTGCGAGGATGCGCGGCCTGCTACGGACGTTATCAGCGATTTCGCGCAAATGGCGATGAATGACCCGTCGCCCGTAGTGCGGCTCTACCTGGCCTCGGCGCTGCAGCGGCTCGGCGAAGACGCGAAATGGCGCATCGCAAAAGGCCTGCTTACCCACGCAGAGGACGCCGGAGATCACAATCTGCCTAAAATGATCTGGTTCGGCGTTGAACCATTGGTGAAGGACAATCCGTCCAAAGCGCTGGAACTGGCGGCCGCCAGTAAAATCCCGATGGTAACCCAGTTCGTTGCGCGTCGACTGGTTGATGCGGATCAGATTAGTACATTAGTCGCCGTGCTCGGTAAATCCGCGACGAACCGCATCGATTTCCTTACCGGTATGCGCGACGGGCTAGAAGGCCGCACGGACATTAAAACACCCGAAAACTGGAACGCGGTTTACGCTAAACTCAAACAAGCCGGCAAACCGACCGCTCAACTGGCAGCCGACCTTGGCCGGCATTTCGGCGACACCGAATCCGCGAAAACCGCATTAGCCACATTGAAAAGCAAATCGGCCGCATTAGCGGAACGCAAAAAGGCCTTGCAGTCTCTTGCCGCCCGGCAACGTCCCGAACTTGCTAACGAGCTTCCCGCGCTGCTGAACGACAATGCTTTACGCCTGGAAGCCATCCGTGCTGTGGCTGGTTACGACAGCGAGCCGTTAGCGAAGCAGCTCATCGACGCTTATCCGAAATTCAATGCACAGGAGAAATCCGAAGCCGTGCAAACCCTGGCGTCGCGCCCGAAATCAGGCTGGATGCTGACACAGGCCATTTCGAAGAATATCATTCCTAAAAAGGACATCCCGACATACGTTGCCCGCCAGCTCAGGAGGGTGGTAGGCAGCGGTTTCGTGGAAGTGTGGGGGCCGATCGACCACGTCGCATTCGATGAAAAGGCGTACAAAAAATACCGTGCCCTGCTCACCGACAAGGCCGTAGCCGAAGCCAGCAAAACCCAGGGGCGCCTCGTATTCCAGCGCACTTGCGCCCCCCTGCCATAA
- a CDS encoding bestrophin family ion channel: protein MLLKKNIPIRYIFGKIKYEIMFVTVYGIAIEVIYQNFHITNISIPMTVHSVLGTIISLLLAFRSNQAYDRWWEARIIWGAIVNDSRTFARQILSLMEDPLDPERIDGFKKRMIKRQIAWCYALGKGLRKDDPMPMISKFVSEEELEYLKDFDNKHVGLVQLHARDLNNALKQGWLNPYQQVELDQTLTRLCDHMGKSERIKNTVFPSTYSLYIHLALHFFILLLPFGLVQLFGFLMVPVLVVITACFFLIEKMAIHLQDPFENKPTDTPVLSISRNIERDLKQMMRDKHVPQAFQPETFYIL from the coding sequence ATGCTTCTCAAAAAAAATATTCCCATCCGTTATATTTTCGGTAAGATCAAATACGAAATCATGTTTGTGACCGTCTACGGCATTGCGATCGAGGTCATTTACCAGAACTTTCATATTACCAACATTTCGATCCCGATGACGGTACACAGCGTGCTTGGTACGATCATCTCGCTGCTCCTCGCATTCCGTTCCAACCAGGCTTACGACCGCTGGTGGGAAGCCCGGATCATCTGGGGCGCCATTGTGAACGACTCACGGACATTTGCACGGCAAATTCTCTCCCTGATGGAAGACCCGCTGGACCCGGAGCGTATCGACGGCTTCAAAAAAAGGATGATCAAACGTCAGATCGCCTGGTGTTACGCATTGGGTAAGGGCCTGCGCAAGGACGACCCGATGCCGATGATCAGCAAGTTTGTGTCGGAAGAAGAACTGGAATACCTGAAAGACTTTGATAACAAGCACGTCGGGCTTGTGCAGTTGCATGCGCGCGATCTGAACAATGCATTGAAACAAGGTTGGCTAAACCCTTACCAGCAAGTGGAACTCGACCAGACGCTGACGCGCCTGTGCGACCATATGGGTAAGTCGGAGCGGATCAAGAATACAGTTTTCCCGTCGACGTACAGCCTTTACATCCATCTCGCATTACACTTCTTCATTCTTTTGCTTCCGTTCGGGCTGGTGCAGCTGTTCGGTTTCCTGATGGTGCCCGTGCTGGTGGTTATCACCGCCTGCTTCTTTCTGATCGAAAAAATGGCGATCCATTTGCAGGACCCGTTCGAGAACAAGCCGACCGACACACCCGTGCTGTCGATCTCGCGGAATATCGAGCGCGACCTGAAACAGATGATGCGGGACAAGCACGTGCCGCAGGCTTTTCAGCCCGAAACATTCTACATTTTGTAA